One Rhodobacteraceae bacterium M385 genomic region harbors:
- the modC gene encoding molybdenum ABC transporter ATP-binding protein, which produces MLEVRVKHDFPGFALDVAFSAPLGVTALFGRSGAGKTSVVRAVAGVLKADAAQVSVGGMALDGLPVPQRRIGYVFQEPRLFPHMSVRANLSYGMRGAEMGPVVEMLGIGDLLGRRPGALSGGEAQRVAIGRALLSAPRLLLLDEPLAALDESRKAEILPYLERLRDEVGIPILYVSHSVPEIARLATTVVALEGGRVVRAGPAAEVLADPDVVPVFGVREAGALLNATIAAHHDDGLTALTWSGGELLLPHVSQPIGAQVRVRVEAQDIMLASTRPEGISALNIVPVSVISLREGAGPGVIVQLCSGDDVLLARVTGRSAKAMDLSEGWQGFAVLKSVAVAAGNISRAG; this is translated from the coding sequence ATGCTTGAAGTTCGGGTAAAGCACGATTTTCCGGGCTTCGCGTTGGACGTTGCGTTTTCGGCTCCCTTGGGGGTGACGGCTCTGTTTGGGCGATCGGGCGCGGGAAAAACGAGTGTTGTCAGGGCTGTGGCTGGGGTTCTTAAAGCAGACGCGGCGCAGGTCTCGGTAGGCGGCATGGCGCTGGATGGTCTGCCAGTTCCCCAACGACGCATCGGCTATGTATTCCAAGAACCACGCCTATTTCCCCACATGTCGGTCCGCGCGAACCTGTCCTACGGGATGCGCGGCGCAGAGATGGGCCCGGTGGTGGAGATGCTGGGGATCGGCGACTTGCTCGGCCGCCGCCCCGGTGCCTTGTCAGGTGGCGAGGCCCAAAGGGTGGCCATTGGGCGCGCACTGTTGAGCGCCCCACGGTTGCTACTGCTCGATGAACCCTTGGCCGCGCTGGATGAGTCCCGGAAAGCGGAAATCCTGCCTTATCTGGAGCGCTTGCGCGATGAAGTTGGGATACCGATCCTTTACGTGTCCCATTCCGTGCCGGAGATCGCGCGATTGGCCACAACGGTCGTGGCGCTGGAGGGGGGCCGTGTGGTGCGGGCGGGGCCTGCGGCGGAGGTTTTGGCAGACCCCGATGTGGTGCCAGTGTTCGGGGTGCGAGAGGCGGGGGCTTTGCTGAACGCTACCATCGCGGCCCATCACGACGACGGGTTAACGGCATTAACCTGGTCCGGCGGTGAGTTGTTGTTGCCCCATGTGTCGCAACCAATCGGTGCGCAGGTCCGGGTTCGGGTGGAGGCGCAAGATATCATGCTGGCCAGCACGCGACCCGAGGGGATATCGGCCCTGAATATCGTCCCTGTGAGCGTTATTTCCCTACGCGAAGGGGCCGGGCCGGGGGTGATCGTGCAGCTTTGTTCCGGTGATGACGTCTTGCTGGCGAGGGTGACCGGGCGCTCGGCCAAGGCGATGGACTTATCCGAGGGGTGGCAGGGCTTTGCGGTGCTGAAATCCGTTGCCGTCGCGGCTGGAAACATTAGCCGCGCAGGCTAG
- the modB gene encoding molybdate ABC transporter permease subunit — MNGFLGPAEWEALTLSLRVALTATLASLPFGIAVAYVLARKRFPGHSLLNGFVHLPLILPPVVTGYLLLVIFGPQAPLGAALEALGLGVAFRWTGAALAAAIMAFPLMVRAIRLSLEAVDPKLEEAASTLGASRLRVFTTITLPLMAPGILTGTVLAFAKAMGEFGATITFVSNIPGHTRTVPSAIYAFLQMPGGEGAAWRLVIVSVVVAMGALLVSEMLARRVRIRIGGADA; from the coding sequence ATGAATGGGTTTCTCGGCCCCGCCGAATGGGAGGCCTTGACTCTATCCCTCCGCGTGGCCCTGACCGCGACGCTGGCATCGCTGCCATTTGGCATCGCGGTGGCCTACGTCTTGGCCCGCAAACGCTTCCCCGGTCACAGCCTTCTTAACGGTTTCGTCCACTTGCCGCTGATCCTGCCGCCCGTCGTCACAGGCTACCTTTTGTTGGTTATCTTCGGTCCCCAAGCCCCCTTGGGCGCGGCGTTAGAGGCGCTTGGCCTCGGCGTTGCCTTCCGCTGGACAGGCGCGGCATTGGCCGCGGCGATCATGGCGTTTCCGCTGATGGTGCGGGCCATTCGCCTATCTCTGGAGGCCGTGGACCCCAAGTTGGAAGAGGCCGCCAGCACTCTGGGCGCGTCAAGGTTAAGGGTGTTTACCACGATCACGCTGCCCCTGATGGCGCCGGGCATATTGACCGGAACCGTGCTGGCGTTTGCCAAGGCGATGGGCGAATTCGGCGCGACCATTACGTTCGTTTCCAACATCCCCGGCCACACGCGCACCGTGCCCTCGGCCATCTACGCCTTCCTGCAAATGCCCGGCGGCGAGGGCGCGGCGTGGCGCTTGGTCATCGTGTCTGTCGTTGTTGCCATGGGGGCGCTTCTGGTGTCCGAGATGCTCGCGCGGCGGGTCAGGATCCGGATCGGGGGCGCCGATGCTTGA